ATTAGATCAATATTCATTTGATATTAGTGGCGGATCTAGGATTTTTCTCGGTCCGagtttaacttttaattttctatcaatctaattgattttaatttaatttaaattcactataaatttatttttatttttaaaaaaaatatctctaTTATAACAAAGTTACTTCACTCAGAACTGTAATTTATCCTATTTTAAAAATCGTTCCTTCCTTGTTTAATATAGTTACATTTTTATCTTGGATATGATTTAAAGGTCAAATCCATTTCCGGGGCCTTCTAAACTCTTTTGTACATGAGGtcattctattttaatattctGTTTATGTgtccttttttctttttctttttctttttcattgttATTGTATTATTTTATGGATGGAATTTGGAGAGTGTACCACATTCTCCATTATTGAGTGtgtgaaaaaatatatatgacaTTTTAActataagataaaataaaatatatattaaaactctTATATTTAATCTATAATACATTAAAATCATTGTACTTaatctacaaaaaaaaattcaaatccactttttaaattaaattgattaattataatattataaattcatatatttataaataattaatatttttaattaattatacttaatttaacaattataattaatctcgagatataattataattagttcattaatttttaatttatctcgAGACTTGATTTTTATtccgaaataaaaaaaattcacaaatatatgaaattagaaagaaaaaaaatcaaaactaaaccgatattaaatttaaattttttgggtttaattatggtttatttttagtaattcagTAAAGCAAAATTAAACcgaattaaattcaaaaaaaaacacttaacatacacttaataaataattaaaatacattcATCCATAACaatcaacaaaaattaaaaaatataaaaaacattgAAAGCCACTAAGAAAACACACAAAAAACACTTAAGATACACTTAAAAACACTTAAAGTACTCATATATAAAGTTAGCAATCCATATAGCATCTGTCGAATGCGTTGTTGACCCCATTAACTGCCACTGGCTGGAAATATTTCCGACCAAAAACCGACATCCTGAAAAAATTTCAGCGagtagtattttttttgttgtatttttcaGGTGTTATTATAAATGtagtattttcataaataaaaattaaaatgacgtTAAACGTGTACAATTTTAAAAGTATGTGTGTAGTTTTTCTAAAACTTTgcagtatttttatatataaatttaaacgATAGCGAAGGGTGCactttatttccttttttaattgaaaaataaaatttatctaaacATTCGTTGTACTATTTcagtatttaaaataattaactactttaactattaaaaatgtatttttttaatcaaatgttATAAGTATTGGGCATCATTCTGTTAAACTGTGAGATCAATTTCTCCCACAAACGCATTCTGCTAACCGTtttatataatctaactattAGTAAAAATGAACTAAATCTTATAAATGTATTAGTGATATtcatttttatacattttgtattaacgtaataatataatttaaacataTACGATATTTACTTTATCTAATTTAAGATATGGGtgattgaaaattaatttagagacttttttattttattttgaaataaaaataaaaatttaataatggattagtaaatttaataaaaaaaaaatcaatcatgtTATTTACACCAACACCCTGCAGGGAAAACGAGGTGGGATAAAAAAAAACACCCAAACATTTTCCTCGTTATTCTTTACTTGCCTTGGCAAGATCTTTGTTTGCTTGCTTTCATGCACGTGCCCCTGCATGTGTTCACTGAACCCCTTTGGTTTTCTCTTCAAACTCAAGCCAGTAACTAGGACTCTGCATTCTGTCGATtggattaaaaaatttataaacctaaataaaccaacttttttaaaaaattaattcgaatcatattttatagtaattattACGGAacaggtttaaaatgttagatagtattaatttaattcaattatttgttCTGAAATATTTTAGATTAAATATCgataattaagaaaaatatatcaACATGCACCTAAATTATACTTTGGAAAACAATTAAGACtttcttttaaaaaagttgatcCCAAATAAGTACacctttcaaattttaaacagggggcaattattttattctttgaaCAAAGGATTGTTTCACCCCTAGCCTGacataaaagattaaaaaataccATTTTTGAGTAGAACGGGATCAATTTCACCCTCCGGACAAAAGAAATATAGAAtgagatttttaattaaatataattaatcataattaaatctAGTTGgccttaattaattaattttttattaaacctaaccaaaatctaattaaacataaaagcACAAATCAGTCTCAGTGTATATACCAAATTATTAACCTTAATCTAAGAAACTGAACGTCGACGCTCCTCAAACCGTTGCCGACGTTGATCCTTAACATCGACCCCGTCGTCTTCTCCAAACAAGTCTATTTAAACCTAGATGAATTGGAACCAAAGTGAGTTTGTCTGTTTGTGAATGATTTTGAAATGTTGTGTGAAAACTGGCGGCAACAAAAATAAggtagaaaatgaaaaaaaggcgattttttttatttaaaaataaaataattttttaaacttctAAACCTATAAGtctataattgaatttttttttggtaaaaaagCCCAAAAAAGCTTTACTTCTGATTGAAATAAAGAATACTACTTTGGCAAACTGCCAATACAACCAAACAAACAAGCTGGCTAAACAAGCACAACAAGGGCAAAAAAACCAAAATTACAGCTGGCTAAACAAGCACAGCCAAATCAGAAGCTAAGAACAAcataaataattacataatgTGCAAATCATGGATGATACTTATCAGTCTCTGGTCTGGCTTCATAGTACTGATCTTGTCTGTTAAGATGGTTTTAATCTTCCTCATCACCATCTCAGCAGTTTGGGTCTCCTTAGCAAAAACTTTCTTGTTTCTAGCAGTCCAAATGTAGTAAACAATAGCAGAGAGAGCCAATCTTCTTACCTCAGCCATATTGTTTTTTCCAGCAGCTCTTCTACTGAACCAGCTTATCACGCTCCTCCAGCTTCTAATCTCAATGCTGCAATGACAAGCTTTCAGAACACTTCTCCAAATGCAAGTAGCAAACTCATAGTTAAAGAAATAATGGTTCACAAATTCAACCCCATCAGGGCAAAGAACACATATGTCATCTTCTGTAACCCCCCACTTCTTAAGCTTGTCTTTAGTCTTGACCCTGTCTCTCAAAATCAGCCATAAGATAAAACTGAATCTAGGCATATAACCTTTGTTCCAAACAATCTTGTGCCAACTGACTTCAGGGTATTTCTCTCTATACTCCTTCCAAGTCTGGTTAATAGAGAAGTTATTGTTCTTCACTACTTTCCACTTGACTTCATCATCTCTGTCAGAAACAGAACAATTCTGTTTGATATAGTTCCAGGCTGCAGCCATATCTTCATCACTAGGGTCAGGAAGCACCCATCTTCCATGTCTCAAAAGATTAGCTACAAGGGTGTTCCAAGGGATGTCAGAATCCTTCATCTTGACTCTAGGAAACTTCTCAAGGAGAGACAGACCCTGGAGCCAAGGATCATCCCAGAAGCTGGTTTTCCTCCCATTTCCcatattaaaatcaacaatcttCCTCAGCTCAGACTTGACATTCAATATCCCTCTCCAAATCCAGCTAGTAGTGTTGTTGAATTTCATACCCCAGAAGCTTTTGTTTTTTATCTTGTTGGCTCTAATCCACTTGACCCATATAGAGTCTTTGTTGTTGAAAATATGCCAAATGTGCTTGCTGAAGCAGCTCTATTCCAACAACTAATATCTTTTATGCTGAGGCCCCCTTCTTTCTTCAGTTTAGTCATCTCTTTCCAAGACACAAAAGCTTTATTCTTCCCTTCTATATTGCTTGTCCAAAGAAACTTAGAACAGATGCTTTGAATCTCCTTAGTAACTTGCTTGGGGAGGATCATAACTGATGCCCAAAACACATGCATACTCATTCGTACTGACTGAATGAGTTGGATTCTGCCTGCATAGGAGAGGAGCTTGCTAGTCCAAGCATGAATTCTGCTTGTGATCTTCATGATAATTCCCCTGCAATCATCTTTGTATAGCTTAGAGGAGATGAGGGGGATCCCCAGGTACCTTAGGGGAAGCTCTCCTTCTTTCAAACCCAACTTGCCAATAATTCTGCTCTTAATAATCTCTTCAACATTACAGAAGAAAATCTGGCTTTTTAAAGCATTAACTTGAAGCCCTGAAATTTCTTTGAACTCATTGAGTTTATCAATCAAAAAATTCAAAGACTTTTCATCACCATGGAAAAAGAGAAGGAGGTCATCAGCAAACATCAAATTATTGATTTTAAGCTCTTTGCAGCCCTGATGGAACTTAAAATCAACATTAATTCTCTTGAGGTCTCTAGTTAAATACTCCATACATATGAAAAAAATGAGGGGGGATATGGGATCCCCTTGTCTCAGGCCCTTCCCAGACCTAAACATCTCTAGTGACCCTTATTCCGACGTGTATGATCCAGGGTGGATATGGAAAGTTAGTGACCCTTATTCCAACGTGTATGATCCGGGGTGGCACAACCCTCCGAATTATGGTTGGAGCAAAaattgggagaacttcaatgaaaacttGAACTTCGATTCAAGAtatcacccacatcaaaaccAATGGGACTTCAACTCAAATTTTGgcaatgaaccacaacaatcacatgAATTTCAGAAAGATGGAATGTTTGATGAGGGGAACATGCTTGCTAAGTTGTTGGAGGAGCTTAGAGAGATGAAGCTTGAAGCGAGGCAAAGAGAGCTTGATGCTAGGCAAAGAGAGAAAAACCAAGCCTCAACAATCCATCATTTGGAGACCCAAATCTCCCAACTTGGCCAAGCACTTCAAGGAAGGGCACAAGGCGGATTATCATCCACTACGGAAAACAATCCAAGGGAGCATCTTAAAGCGATAGAGCTTCAAAGTGGGAGGAACCTTGAGAAAGCCATTGGGAAGAAGCATGTTGTtaaggaggatgagcctcaagtagTGATTGATGTTGCTAGCTCTAGTC
This window of the Mercurialis annua linkage group LG5, ddMerAnnu1.2, whole genome shotgun sequence genome carries:
- the LOC126681497 gene encoding uncharacterized protein LOC126681497, with amino-acid sequence MKFNNTTSWIWRGILNVKSELRKIVDFNMGNGRKTSFWDDPWLQGLSLLEKFPRVKMKDSDIPWNTLVANLLRHGRWVLPDPSDEDMAAAWNYIKQNCSVSDRDDEVKWKVVKNNNFSINQTWKEYREKYPEVSWHKIVWNKGYMPRFSFILWLILRDRVKTKDKLKKWGVTEDDICVLCPDGVEFVNHYFFNYEFATCIWRSVLKACHCSIEIRSWRSVISWFSRRAAGKNNMAEVRRLALSAIVYYIWTARNKKVFAKETQTAEMVMRKIKTILTDKISTMKPDQRLISIIHDLHIIQLVCLVVLAVCQKCRVLVTGLSLKRKPKGFSEHMQGHVHESKQTKILPRMSVFGRKYFQPVAVNGVNNAFDRCYMDC
- the LOC126681498 gene encoding uncharacterized protein LOC126681498; translated protein: MEYLTRDLKRINVDFKFHQGCKELKINNLMFADDLLLFFHGDEKSLNFLIDKLNEFKEISGLQVNALKSQIFFCNVEEIIKSRIIGKLGLKEGELPLRYLGIPLISSKLYKDDCRGIIMKITSRIHAWTSKLLSYAGRIQLIQSVRMSMHVFWASVMILPKQVTKEIQSICSKFLWTSNIEGKNKAFVSWKEMTKLKKEGGLSIKDISCWNRAASASTFGIFSTTKTLYGSSGLEPTR